DNA sequence from the Schistocerca americana isolate TAMUIC-IGC-003095 chromosome 2, iqSchAmer2.1, whole genome shotgun sequence genome:
ACTAACCACCGCTAACATCCCGGCCGTGAGAACATTACTGACGAGGTCGTCGCCAACGGAAGATGACGATACCATTTGCGTCGAGGCAGACAACAAGTTCTACCTGTATGCTAATTCGTTGAAGCTGTATTCTTGCTACAACCAGCTACCGAAAGGTAAGCTACTTTaagaaatactgttttctgttcaAAATTGACAAGATAAAATCAGATTGTTTAATATAACAATTCGCGAAGGTTCCACAAAGAAtgtgaaaatatgagtgaaatcaAATATTATTGGAAGAAAGGTACCCATACCTCACCATGCTCACTGCAAGGCTCTCCACTTTACGAAATTGCAACTCTTCAAAATTCACCACCAAAACTATTGAGAGTAATTTGGTTTGCATATGCAATCCACTTTTACGGTAATTTGCGTCCCCTTAAATGTGCTGAATTTTTATAATCATCTACAATCTTGATTCTTTGACGAGgattatgttgtgtagtgtgaaaTACAAGTTAAAAAATAAAGTTAGCAATCGGCTGTAGTTTCAACATTTTACCAAGAGATATTTTAACAGGAGTCGGAAGTAGCCACGAGTACCGCGGTCCATAGCGTATGGTTAATTTTTCACATTGAATGAGCTGGCAGCATTGTACATTCACGTATACTAAGTGGAACACCATGAAGCGATAGGCAAGCcattgtttctttgtaccctgtagAAGGCGAACAATGGAATTAGTGACCATAAACAATACCCGTCATATGCTTAGAAACCTGTAAAAATGGGCGTACAAGTTTAGAAAAGTTTAAAATTTAGCGACCCGTCGACGTAGAGACGAAGAATTAGGTGAACTCGGCAATGCTATGCGAACGTACTGGACTTCACCTTGACGGAAAGACCATCTTGGCATGATATTAATGCATGCACTCATTCAAACGCTAGTAACAAACATCTACAATCTACGATCAGACACAAATTAATGCTACCTACAGACGATGATACGCTGTAATAGTAAGCAACAATAAGATTTGCCTAAACTATCCCAAATTTTAGGCATTTATGAATAGCAACATGCTTCATATTTTACTTAGGAGCCAGAGAAGGTTAAAAAAAGGGCCTATCAAAAGCACTTTACTTAGGCCAGACCAAAACATCGAGAAAGGAGAAGGGAGTACCGTAGTCGTAGTGGATATATTTGATAACCAGATACTGTCTTAAACTGCGCCAAAGTTTTATTTTTAATGCGATTCAAAGGTAACACCAGTTATTAAGTTCACTTTCGACAGTTTCACTGTGAAAGGATCGTTAAACCTGTTTAGCCTAGGTGCTGTAATGATCGCTTCCGAAATCTCCTGAGTATTCAAATACGCTTGGAATAGAGGGGGTAGCACTACAGTGATTCAGATTCGTCCAGTTCAACATTGTATGGTGACACTTGAGTCTGTCTATCTCGGATGCTGGATTCGTATTGAATCCGTGTAAGAAGAAATTTGGTGCAGAGATATTACCGGGATTGTAAGTGAGTGgtctttacttgtgtgtgttatCGTTAATACAAACCCTggaatgtgaactgacaacttAAATGTACTACCGAGGTCAAGGGCAAATCACTTACATGAAACGGAAGAGAATCCTGTGTGTGGAAAAAGGAGTTATTCGTAAGCAAATAAATAACCAAACCAATTATTTCACGCTCGGTAAACTTCGTTAGTGCGAATTGTTTGAAAAAACATAAATGCATAAAGAAAACAAACCAAAATGTAATATCGACCTGTATATGAATGTAACccgaaacacacaaaaatttctgAGCTGACATATGGCCCTTATAAAACAAACTGACAGAATCTGCATTGTCCAAAGGTACCGAAACAATCACGTATGATGAATCGCACCTGAAAAATAAAGAAcaggcagacaaaaaaaaaaaaaactagttacaGTTGCTCCAGGGAAATTGGGTTCATAATTTTGATAAGAACGCCAGtgaaacacatgactcaaccttTAAGTTTCAGTTGGGAAGAAACTTACAAAATAATATATAGACTCTAACAGCAAAATTAATTTAATCTAATAAattccatggtacagtaaattaacttaGAAGATTATCAACAGAAAAATTATCAAAACTCGACTGTGACGAAGGTGAAGTGGACCAATgatacaagtctacaaaaataaaacaaaactttttacCTCATCGAATAATACATAGTTCttcatttaaaagatattatttatgTCGATATGGTACCCAACAGTTGTTCGgagtcatcattcctcctcgtaataaatctgaAACTCACTTAATTCCAAAAGGGCGTTCATGCATTACACTGTATTCTCACCGAACCCCGCCTGCTGTCCACCGCAGCTTTCCACTACTGCCTGTCAAAGGTTCAACAATCCCACAGTGCTGCCATCGCAGACCAACATACAGTTGGCTAACAACTATTTCTCTGGCAACTGTTCTTCCAgtatatcattttcctttacaaatactaacacatccaataacatcaaCCAAAAATATCCGTCTTAGAAGGTTCATGTGCTTCAGCCAAGAGTGAATTGGAAAGGATGGCGCGCATTGCTACCAGAAGAGCTCTCAGGGTTTTTCTGATTATAGTGACAGCTAGCTCACATTTCTTAGCCACATACTTCGTCATCCCCTTCCAAGTTACCTGGAGGTCGATCATGAGTCGCATGCATTTGACTAACAGTTCCGAAAGGATATGATATGGGCCTAGTGATATTTCCACTGGAAGGTTTGCTCTGTTACTGGGATGCCAtacagtatttttttctgttttccgtctttcccttggTTAATTTAAATTCGTGGAGGCATGCACCGTCTATGCATAGACAGCACATACTTCCTCGAATAATGTATTTGACTTTGCTGTCCGTTACTTGTTAATCTCTGCTGGAATGCCAATTTAATATAGTTCTTACACCTGCAGCTGTTCTTCAACAGAAATTGGTGGAAAGAAATACGTGTAATTCAGTTTCAGAGTAGGGCGTATTTCCTGAATAATAAGGTTTGACACTTCAGTTGTTTCGTGCAAAGACGAAGTTCACTAGAAATACCTTTTTCCAAATACATAATACTTGGTTAAAACTTTGTCGTCGACTATGTTTTCCCGGTAAGTGGTTGCAATTTAAAATCTCTTTCTCTTAGTTCACAGTGAATAAACTGTACTGGTTGAGCGAACGTGTGGACGGTGGAATACGGCGGCGGCGCTGCATACTTAGGACAGAGTAAGCGCAAGGCAACGCTTCACGTTGGATCGTTCCAGTGTAAGGGGGTCTCGTGCCGGGACACTTTCGCATCAGATCGCTCTCATAGGACAAAGTTGTACGGTTACTGGGGACCGGCAACTCTCACGATTCCCCAAATCACAAACCCAGGTATTGCCAGATCTGTTCCCCTGCTAAGGAAACTCAATTCCCCAAGGTTGTCGCCATTTGGCATGTCACAGGATACAAGCGTTGCTTACTGAATGCTTCGCACGCCAGGAGCATTACCCTCCTAGAGGAGCCTTGTACTAGTTACAACCTCAAACACTGCAAAtgcaaatattgaaataaacgatatcggaattgaaaaacaactgctatcacttagtagcggaaaagcatccggaccagacgagatacccttaagattctacagtgattatgctaaagaacttgccccctttctatcagcaatttatcgtagatcgctggaagaacgtaaagtacctagcgactggaagaaagcgcaggtcgttcccattttcaagaagggtcataaatcagatgcgaataattataggcctatttcgcttacgtcaatctgttgtagaataatggaacatgttttgtgttctcgtattatgacgttcttagataatacaaatctccttcatcataaccaacatggattccgcaaacagagatcatgtgaaactcagctcgccctatttgcccaagaaattcacagtgccgtagacactggcgagcagattgatgccgtattcctggacttcaggaaggcatttgatacggttccgcacttacgtttagtgaaaaaaatacgagcttacggaatatcggaccaggtttgtgattggattcaggatttcctagaagaaagaacacaacatgtcattcttaacggttcaaaatctgcagatgtagaggtaatttcgggagtaccgcagggaagcgtgataggacctttattgtttacaatatacataaatgacttagttgacaacatcggtagctccgtgaggctatttgcagatgacacggttgtctacaagaaagtagcaacatcagaagactcgtacgtactccaggaggacctgcagaggattaatgcatggtgcgacagctggcagctttccctaaacgtagataaatgtaatataatgcgcatacataggggcagaaatccattccagtacgattatgccataggtggtaaatcattggaagcggtaacgaccgtaaaatacttaggagttactatccggagcgatctgaagtggaatgatcacataaaacaaatagtgggaaaagcaggcgccaggttgagattcataggaagaattctaagaaaatgtgactcatcgacgaaagaagtagcttacaaaacgcttgttcgtcggactcttgagtattgctcatcagtatgggacccttaccaggttggattaatagaagagatagacatgatccagcgaaaagcagcgcgattcgtcatggggacatttagtcagcgcgagagcgttacggagatgctgaacaagctccagtggcggacacttcaagaaaggcgttacgcaatacggagaggtttattatcgaaattacgagagagcacattccgggaagagatgggcaacatattactaccgcccacatatatctcgcgtaatgatcacaacgaaaagatccgagaaattagagtaaatacggagacttacaagcagtcgttcttcccacgcacaattcgtgaatggaacagggaaggggggatcatatagtggtacaataagtaccctccgccacacaccgtaaggtggctcgcggagtatagatgtagatgtagaaatgcgacGTGCGTCAGGTTTACTCGCATGGTCCATCTCCCAACTGTCTGCTATCGTACCAGTAAGGATATGAATCCGGTAACACAGAACGCTTCTCGGCAGTTACGATGGTTGCGCCATTACTGCGACACTCTTAACAACTTCACCACCTACTAGGCATGTCTTCGTAAAATGTAGCACTGAAATCCTACTGGCGGAACATCACATTCTCACTGATATACGACCATAACATAATCTTGTCACAGTACTGATATTGAAATTCACGCTCTGTAAAACAGGCGAAGAATTACAGCAGTTTTATCACCAGTAAAATTAAACTGCTGAGTTATTTTCATAATTCCTATCattattaaaatgtatttcttttcgTTGCAGTTTACGTGGTGAAACCAAAGAGTCAGTGTAAACCATACCTGTCAGATTGTCCCAGGAACTAGGAGTATTGCCATTCTGTGGGCTCTCCTTGAAGGGACTGATTCGCCTGCGAGTGAGTGAAGATTAAATCTCTGGCCTGCTGATGAAGACATCACCTGTTTCCAGAGGAGCCAAGGAACTGCAACAGCGTCAGGACTTACCTCTTTTACTCAAACATAACCGGCGGAatcaactcattctcttctatagcagtttctgattacttcatgacgtgcaataaattttattactgTAAAGATTAGTATTTAAAAACAGTCCATTTGTCTTCTTTatatctttctgttgtttctgtaaTAGTAGTATGCTGACGCAATAATAGTGTAGTTTCGTGACTCAGTTGTTATATTTAAATTGCAGAAGATATTTCTCTAACTTTAGCTTCACTTCAATACTGTCAAACAATGACTcattattaacaatatcaaatgcatttcatccattattcacGCTGACCTCCTATAATCCCAATATTCAGTTCTAATCTTAGCGCACTGACTGCCACAAGGAGACCGCCGGCCCCAGCAAAGACTACGCCTGACGCCACGGCTGGCCCTTACCAGGCCTGGGAAATACGTGAAACATCTGTAATCCAGAGAACGAGGTGTCATATCTCACTGTTCTATATGGTTTTATTGCAAGTTATTATGCAAAGTAAACTGAGAATATCACGCCAAGATGCGGGTTCACGTTATGGATGTTATAAAAACGATCGTGAGTGAAACTTCTAGAGTGAAACTGAAATACAAGGGCGTGCTGTGACATAATGCCTCCGAACTTTGATATGCACCATCTTTTAAGGcttgttaaataaaataaactttgtgAGCCTTCtacatgaacatcagcaaaagcaaaaaatAGATGGTGGAATGTagaagaattaaatcaggtgatgcttagggaattagactaggaaatgagacacttaaagtagtaaatgaattctgctatttgggaagcaaaataactgatgattgtgaagtagggaggatgtaaaatgtagactggccttggcaaggaatgcgtttctgaagtagagaaatttgtctacatcgagtacacatttaagtgccaggaagtcctttctgaaagtatttgtatggagtgtagccatatatggaagtgaaacgtggacgctaacgagtttagacaagaagacaatagaagctttcgaaatgtggtgctacagaagaatgctgaacatcagATTGGTAGAtcatgtgactaatgaggaggtactgaacagaaaaaGGGAGAatagtaatttgtggcacaacttgactagaagaaggaatcggctggtaggacacgttgtgaggcaCCAAGGGGTCGCAAATTTAGGATTGAGAGGGGGCGAACGGTGGTGGCGGGGGGAGTGaggagggtaaaaaatgtag
Encoded proteins:
- the LOC124595967 gene encoding uncharacterized protein LOC124595967; this encodes MKAALFFVAALVAVAKVHGQPEESTTVTISNGKLTTANIPAVRTLLTRSSPTEDDDTICVEADNKFYLYANSLKLYSCYNQLPKVYVVKPKSQCKPYLSDCPRN